One Gloeocapsopsis sp. IPPAS B-1203 genomic window, GCAATTTTGTTATTTATGCCATCACTGACGACGATAATTAAGGTAACGATTGCTGCAAGTGAAATCGTAAATAATAGCCTAAGTTTTTTCATTGTAAGTAGTTTACTAACGCAGCAATTTATCTGCTAATTCGTAGATGCCATTAATAGATACCTAAAAAGTTATAGAATTATAAGTCAGCAAATTGTATTTTTATTAACAATTTTTCATTTAAATAAATCGCTTAATGATGCGAAGGAGTAAATTAAGGATCAAGATACTCATGAGCATGAGTAGTAATTCACATTGGACGCGCCGTCAAGCACTATCGTTATTTACAGGATTTGCAGGGAGTTTGGCATTACATGCTTGTACTCAGCAACCATCAGGATCGCTTTTTAATACGTCGTCAACTGCTACAGAATCGGTTCTAGCGACATCAGGAAGTACCCTGTGGATTGGATATACGCCTTTGTATATTGCTTTAGAGAAAGGCTTTTTTCAGGAAAACGGTTTAAACCTTGATTTTAGAGATTTTAGTTCAGCCACCGATGCTATGGCGGCTTTTGGTGCAGGGCGTCTTGATAGTCAAGCGCTGGTGACATCCGAAGCTGTATCGTTAGCTGCTAAGGGAGTAGACTATCGCATCATTATGGCAGCGGACAACTCTTTAGGTGGTGATGGTATTCTGGCACGTAACAGTATTACCAGTATTAATGACTTTAAAGGCAAAGAAGTTGCTGTTGAAGTTGGTGGAGTCAGTCATTTCTTCTTGCTACAAGTTTTGAAGGAAGCTGGTTTAAGTGGTGATGATGTCAGACTTACTAACGTCACACCTGATGCAGCAGCAGCGGCGTATCAAGCAGGAAGAACCGAGATTGCGGTGACTTATTCGCCGTTTTTACAAAAAGCAGATCAAGCACAGCAAGACGGCAGAATTATTTACGATACTTCTCAAATGCCAACAGCAATTGTGGATGTCTACCTGTTTAGCAATCAGTTCATTGAAGCTAACCCCAACGCTGTGACAGGATTTATTCAAGGAATTTTGCAGGCGCGAGAATTTATGGAAACAGATCGCGATGAAGCGCTAGCGATCGCTGGTAAACGTTTGCAGTTGACACCCCAAGAAGTAGAAGAACAACTCAAAGGTGTCAGATTAATCGATTTACCAACGAATTTAGAAATGCTGGGCAATCCTCAAAGTGATATATATTTACTCAATCATATGAATGACTTGTCCCAATTTCTTGTATCGCAAAAACAGATTCCTCAAGCCCCAAATTTAACTAATACGCTAGAACCTAAATTTCTGAAGGAAGTACAAACATAATAGTCATTAGTCACTTGGCTTTTACTAACTGCAAAGCTGCCATAAAATCAGTGTGGAAAATGCGTGCACCTGTTTGCAAATATTCCATTGCATTTAAAGCTGCCCAATGGGCATCCCAATCAGAACCAGCACAGCAATCTTCAATAACGTGAAAATGATAATCGCGTTGATGTGCATCGGCTGCAGTGTAATGAACACAAACATTTGTCATCATTCCCATCAACACAACAGTATCTACTTTCAACCCACGAAGGAGAATTTCTAATTCTGTACCGAAAAAGCAACTATAACGTCGTTTAGAAATTGCAAACTCACCATCAATTGGTGCTAATTCCCAGTAATATTTCGTACTAGCCCAAGTTTCTAAACAATGTACAGGTTCAGCACCATCTAATTCTCTACCAAAGTCTACCATCTCTTTACGATGTACTTCTTGGAAGTGAATAATTGGTATTTTGGTTTCCCGCGCTGCTGCTAGAATTTTTTTGGCTTTAGGAAGAACTTCACTAGTGCCAACATGATGTAAGTTTCCTTCACCTGTGAAGACTCCTGCTTGCATATCGACGCAAATTAATGCGGTTTTTGATAAGTTTAATTGCACCATAGTTATTTTAAGTAAAATGAGCTACCCTAGCCCTAGGGAAAAAATAACCTAGTTACGAGTTTGATCTACCCACGGTGTTAAAGCTTTGGAGAGTAATTTTAAGCTGTAATCAATTAATAAACCAATCACACCAATAATGGCGATCGCAAACAAAACCTTATCTGTTTGTAAAAAGCGTTGTGATTGCACAATGCGATATCCCAAACCATTTTGCGAAGCGATCAGTTCAGCAATTACTAAATAATTCCAAGCACCAGAAATATTAATGCGCAGTGTATCTAATATACTCGGAAATACCGCAGGAATAATGACACTAAATAAAACTTCTCTGCGGTTAGAACCCAAAGTATAAGCCACATTTAACATTTCATTAGGAATAAACTTAACAGTATCAGCAATCATCATCGCATTGTAAAGAACAACACCCAGAAAAATAATTAAAATCTTTGCAGCTTCACCCAATCCAACCCAAATAATAATTAATGGGACAAAGGCAACAACAGGCATATAGCGAACCGTACCAACAATAGGACTAAATAAACTTTCCATGCTGTAGAAAGTTCCCATCAAAATTCCTATAGGTACGCCTACTAGTGCGGCAATCAAAAAACCACCAGCAACGCGCAAACTACTGGCAATAATATCCACATGTAAATTTTCTTCAGTAAACATTCGCACCCCTGCATCAATCACCGCAGTAGGTGTTGGTAAAAACACAGGAGTTGTTAATCCACTGTAGCTAACAAATGCCCAAATAACGAGTGGTAAAGCTAAAGCGATCGCTGACAGCAAAAGCCGTAACCACTGAGGAAACCCTTGACGCAAACTCCAAAATGTAGAAGGAGGAAGATATCTTTTCTGAGGTTGAGAAAATACTTGTGTCATAACGGAATTATGACTTTTTATCAAAGACTCATTGTATCTTAGACAACAGTTTATCGATTTCCGATTCGATTAAATAACAAAAAGATGTCTATTGACCAGCCATTGCTCATAAAAATGTAATGATTCAAAGCTCACGGAAAAATCTTAAAACACAAAGTTTACAAATTAATAATCGTTATCAAGAATACCCTAAGCTAGAAGTTTGTAACTTAAATAAAAGCTTTACAACTCAACGTAAACAATTAGTAGTTTTACAAAATATTAATTTTCAGTTATACCCTAGTGAGTTTGTGTGTGTTGTGGGTGCTTCCGGCTGTGGTAAATCGACATTAATTAATATCATTGCAGGATTGCTACCACCAACATCAGGAGAAGTAAAAGTTGATGGCGAAGTTGTCCTTGGTCCAGGACCCGATCGCGGTATGGTATTTCAAAACTATACTTTATATCCTTGGTTAACTGTTGCCGGAAATATTAGTTTTGGTTCGCGACTGCGATCGCTTTCTGCCAAACAACGCAAAGAACGTATTGCTTACTTTTTAGAAGTTGTCGGATTAACTCAGTTTGCCAAAGCTTACCCTAAACAACTATCAGGGGGAATGAAACAAAGAGTTGCGATAGCCCGTGCTTTAGCAAATGAACCTGATGTATTATTAATGGATGAACCTTTTGGGGCTTTAGATGCTCAAACAAAAGAGCAAATGCAACAGTTTTTACTGAATTTGTGGCAACAAACTCAGACAACAATTTGGATGATTACTCACGATGTAGAAGAGGCTGTCTTTTTATCGCAGCGCGTTTTTGTGATGAGTTCTAATCCAGGAGAAATTAAGCAAGAAATTGCGATAGATTTACCACAAGATCGCGATGTTGAAATTAAATTAACGCCCGAATTTACAGCCATTAAGCGCAAAGTTATGCATTGTTTACGAGATTGTTAAATTCCCATACTTTTGACATAAGTAATCGCAAGTGGTGTTAACCGTTGTTCTAATTCTGTCACGATCGCGCGATCGCTTTCACTCCACTCTCTAGGTTGACCAAAAATACACGGCTGTAAAATTCCCCACATCAAATTATCTTGACACAGATGCGCGTGAATCAAAGCACGATGTCCGAAATGTTTGCGTTCAAAAGCTAAGTTAACAACTTCAGGATTTGCCGTTTCTACATCTTCTACATAAACCGAAGGCTTAGCTTGTAATGCTGCTGAAAATAAGGGATCTTCTGCGGCTAATGATTCTGGTTCTTGACTCCACTCAGAATCAATCACATCAGGAATTTCCGTACTACGTCGCCAACAATAAGCGACTTTCCCCTTTTGATTATGAGGATTGCGCAGATATAAAAAGCAGCGATCTGTTTGCAATACATCACACAATGCGGGTAATAATGCCTTAAAAATGGCATCAGGTTCGCTATGAGTCGCAAAAATGTCTTCTAAAACTTCAGGTAACTGCATTAAAATTAAAACTTCACTAAGAATGACACACCGATCGCACCATAAAATGTCTCTAATTGCAAGTTACCTTGACTATCAATTGCAGTACCTTGATCTGAAAAAAGGCGAGTAATGCGGAAGCGATGGTAGTTTCCTAGCAATTCAGGTAGCGTAACGTAATGAACTTCCTCTCCTGTAAAAACCTCGCGGTCGAGTTCGTGTAAACTATGCCAAGGACATTTCATCAATTCGTGATGGGCATTATGATAACCAAAGTTTAAAAGTAGTAAATTCAACCACCAATAATGCTGCGAAATCACGTTAGAAAATGTATTGGTTTGTTCGTAGATATAATCGCGTTTCGGTAACGGCGAACCCACAGGAATAGCTTCATAAGTGTGTTGAAAAGCATCAACAAATCGCAGCACAGTAATCATCCCAACATAACTGAGAAAATAAAGTGCCACAGCTTTAAGAGAAAGCAAGGCTAATGCTATTAATAGCAAGCTGCGTAAAATAAGTATCGTAACGACACGTTTTTGTTCATCTTGTCGTCGGGGTTCCCAAAAAGGGGCTAAAATACTGCGCCATTGGAAGATAAAGGAAACAATCGGAAAATGCAACCATTCCAAGGCTAAAGTTACACGGCGGATAGGTGCAGGAAGTTGATGCATCCAGCTTGGCAAATCAAAAGAGGCAAAGTCTACGCGATTAATGTGATGAGCAATATGATCTTGAGTTAAATCTTTGAATCGAGCATAGCAGCCACCATTAAGCCAAAGCATGATATTACCACCTATGGCGTTCCACTTGCGCTCAGTAAAGATTGTGCCGTGCATAAACTCATGAGAGAGATATGCTGAAATAATCAGGCTATGGGTAAGTAGTATAACTCCTAAGGCATTGAGCCAAAAATTTGCAAGGAACAGCGCGATCGCACTACCGTAGCCACCTAAAGCATAAGTAATTGCGATCGCATTCCACAGATGCTTTTTATGATGCAAATAGTAAGAGGTGTCAACTGATTTTGCTTTGGCTGGAATGGTAGATCCCATAACAAGGCACGTGACTTGTACATATTATAACAAGTATAAGTGAGAGAGAATTTTGTTTTGTAATGAGAAATACAAACTAATAAGCTGCATATCAAACACGAATAGCAACTTTTCCCATCACTTGTCTCTGTTCAAGGTGGCGAATTGCGGCAGGGACTTCACTCAAGTCGTAGTATCGATCGATAAAGGGGACGATCTTGCCTGCTACCATCAACTCTCTCAATGTGACGAGATCCTTTTGATTAGGTTTTACAGCTAGACATTTTACCTTGCGGCGGCTGATTCTCGAAATCCCAGATCCAAGAAGCATTACTTGGAAAAATCGAGCGATAGATCCGCCAACCATGACGTAGGTTCCCTCAGGAGTCAATATTGGCAAATAGTCAAAAACTGAACGGTACGCTGCTGCATCAAATATTAAATCATAACGCTGCTCATTTTGGGTGACATCTGTTTGAGTGTAGTCAATCACGAGATCTGCGCCCAGCGATCGCACCATATCCATTTTTTTTGCGCTGCATACAGCAGTCACCTCAGCACCAAATGCCTTAGCAATCTGCACTGCGAAAGAACCCACACCGCCGGATGCACCAGCGATCAACACTTTCTGCCCTGACTGAATCTCACCTACATCTCGCAAACCCTGCAAAGCGGTAAGGGCTGCCCCAGGAACAGTTGCAGCTGCTTCAAATGTCGTGGCACTCGGCTTTAGCACTAATGCAGTTTCTGTTGCACAAACGTACTCGGCAAAGGCACCGAAACCACACTCAGACAAGTCTCCAAAGACTTCATCACCAGGCTTAAACTGCGTGACATCTTTACCAACGGCTTCAACTTGTCCTGCTATATCAAAACCGATGATCTTGATTTTTGGCTTGAGGACTCCCCCAAACATCAAACGCATGAAGAATGGAGTTCCTCGCATCAGATGCCAGTCACCAGCATTGACAGACGCAGCATGAACCCGCACCAGTACGCCATTGTCTGGCACAACCGGCTTGTCAACTTCTTGCAGACTCAACACATCTGGTGAACCGTATTTGGTGAGGACGATCGCTTTCATTTTGTCATTTTTGTTGTCCCCTGGTACGGGGATGGGGGTACTCGATGTTTTC contains:
- a CDS encoding ABC transporter substrate-binding protein — its product is MSSNSHWTRRQALSLFTGFAGSLALHACTQQPSGSLFNTSSTATESVLATSGSTLWIGYTPLYIALEKGFFQENGLNLDFRDFSSATDAMAAFGAGRLDSQALVTSEAVSLAAKGVDYRIIMAADNSLGGDGILARNSITSINDFKGKEVAVEVGGVSHFFLLQVLKEAGLSGDDVRLTNVTPDAAAAAYQAGRTEIAVTYSPFLQKADQAQQDGRIIYDTSQMPTAIVDVYLFSNQFIEANPNAVTGFIQGILQAREFMETDRDEALAIAGKRLQLTPQEVEEQLKGVRLIDLPTNLEMLGNPQSDIYLLNHMNDLSQFLVSQKQIPQAPNLTNTLEPKFLKEVQT
- a CDS encoding ABC transporter permease, producing MTQVFSQPQKRYLPPSTFWSLRQGFPQWLRLLLSAIALALPLVIWAFVSYSGLTTPVFLPTPTAVIDAGVRMFTEENLHVDIIASSLRVAGGFLIAALVGVPIGILMGTFYSMESLFSPIVGTVRYMPVVAFVPLIIIWVGLGEAAKILIIFLGVVLYNAMMIADTVKFIPNEMLNVAYTLGSNRREVLFSVIIPAVFPSILDTLRINISGAWNYLVIAELIASQNGLGYRIVQSQRFLQTDKVLFAIAIIGVIGLLIDYSLKLLSKALTPWVDQTRN
- a CDS encoding NAD(P)-dependent alcohol dehydrogenase, translating into MKTSSTPIPVPGDNKNDKMKAIVLTKYGSPDVLSLQEVDKPVVPDNGVLVRVHAASVNAGDWHLMRGTPFFMRLMFGGVLKPKIKIIGFDIAGQVEAVGKDVTQFKPGDEVFGDLSECGFGAFAEYVCATETALVLKPSATTFEAAATVPGAALTALQGLRDVGEIQSGQKVLIAGASGGVGSFAVQIAKAFGAEVTAVCSAKKMDMVRSLGADLVIDYTQTDVTQNEQRYDLIFDAAAYRSVFDYLPILTPEGTYVMVGGSIARFFQVMLLGSGISRISRRKVKCLAVKPNQKDLVTLRELMVAGKIVPFIDRYYDLSEVPAAIRHLEQRQVMGKVAIRV
- a CDS encoding fatty acid desaturase, producing MGSTIPAKAKSVDTSYYLHHKKHLWNAIAITYALGGYGSAIALFLANFWLNALGVILLTHSLIISAYLSHEFMHGTIFTERKWNAIGGNIMLWLNGGCYARFKDLTQDHIAHHINRVDFASFDLPSWMHQLPAPIRRVTLALEWLHFPIVSFIFQWRSILAPFWEPRRQDEQKRVVTILILRSLLLIALALLSLKAVALYFLSYVGMITVLRFVDAFQHTYEAIPVGSPLPKRDYIYEQTNTFSNVISQHYWWLNLLLLNFGYHNAHHELMKCPWHSLHELDREVFTGEEVHYVTLPELLGNYHRFRITRLFSDQGTAIDSQGNLQLETFYGAIGVSFLVKF
- a CDS encoding isochorismatase family cysteine hydrolase, encoding MVQLNLSKTALICVDMQAGVFTGEGNLHHVGTSEVLPKAKKILAAARETKIPIIHFQEVHRKEMVDFGRELDGAEPVHCLETWASTKYYWELAPIDGEFAISKRRYSCFFGTELEILLRGLKVDTVVLMGMMTNVCVHYTAADAHQRDYHFHVIEDCCAGSDWDAHWAALNAMEYLQTGARIFHTDFMAALQLVKAK
- a CDS encoding GAF domain-containing protein, with product MQLPEVLEDIFATHSEPDAIFKALLPALCDVLQTDRCFLYLRNPHNQKGKVAYCWRRSTEIPDVIDSEWSQEPESLAAEDPLFSAALQAKPSVYVEDVETANPEVVNLAFERKHFGHRALIHAHLCQDNLMWGILQPCIFGQPREWSESDRAIVTELEQRLTPLAITYVKSMGI
- a CDS encoding ABC transporter ATP-binding protein; the encoded protein is MIQSSRKNLKTQSLQINNRYQEYPKLEVCNLNKSFTTQRKQLVVLQNINFQLYPSEFVCVVGASGCGKSTLINIIAGLLPPTSGEVKVDGEVVLGPGPDRGMVFQNYTLYPWLTVAGNISFGSRLRSLSAKQRKERIAYFLEVVGLTQFAKAYPKQLSGGMKQRVAIARALANEPDVLLMDEPFGALDAQTKEQMQQFLLNLWQQTQTTIWMITHDVEEAVFLSQRVFVMSSNPGEIKQEIAIDLPQDRDVEIKLTPEFTAIKRKVMHCLRDC